In one Juglans regia cultivar Chandler chromosome 11, Walnut 2.0, whole genome shotgun sequence genomic region, the following are encoded:
- the LOC109009603 gene encoding uncharacterized protein LOC109009603 — MAVTATKMALIVGALGFISFMFGIFAETKKPASGTPIPGKGVVICKYPSSPTVVFGYLSTAFLVASTVVGYLSLFYPYKGRSVPQSALFKNSTFTVFFNISLFTAGLGVAFLLWPTIAEQLILSRNVHHNLETDCPTAKTGLLGGGAFVSLDSSLFWLVALMLAINAREDYLDDTQQEPINGAMEMAETPQRAYI; from the exons ATGGCGGTCACTGCAACAAAGATGGCTCTAATTGTGGGCGCACTTGGTTTCATCTCCTTCATGTTCGGAATCTTTGCCGAAACTAAGaag CCTGCGAGTGGAACTCCGATTCCCGGAAAAGGTGTGGTGATTTGCAAGTACCCTTCCAGCCCGACAGTTGTTTTCGGTTATCTTTCAACGGCGTTTCTCGTAGCTTCGACGGTGGTGGGATACTTGTCCCTCTTTTATCCTTACAAAGGAAGATCTGTTCCGCAATCCGCGCTGTTCAAAAACTCTACCTTCACTGTCTTCTTCAACATTTCTCT GTTCACGGCGGGACTAGGGGTAGCTTTCCTGTTATGGCCAACAATAGCGGAGCAACTTATCCTGTCACGCAACGTGCATCATAATCTGGAGACCGACTGCCCCACAGCCAAAACAGGTCTGCTGGGAGGTGGAGCTTTTGTGTCCCTGGATTCGTCTCTCTTCTGGTTGGTTGCGCTGATGTTAGCTATCAATGCCCGGGAGGACTATCTAGATGACACGCAGCAGGAACCCATCAATGGCGCGATGGAAATGGCCGAGACACCGCAACGGGCTTATATTTGA
- the LOC109009601 gene encoding uncharacterized protein LOC109009601, with product MAVSVRLMALIVACCGVVSFIFGVVAENKKPASGTPITGKGVVICKYPSDPTVVLGYLSVVFLIATTVVGYLSLFYPYKGKSVPQAALFRSSNFVVFFNIAIFTAGLAATLLLWPTITEQIHLTRNVHHNLNTDCPTAKTGLLGGGAFLSLDACLFWLVALMLADNAREDYFDETEKDGVVERGQVFVDDYTHIPAKASV from the exons ATGGCTGTTTCCGTGAGACTAATGGCTCTCATAGTAGCGTGTTGTGGCGTCGTTTCCTTCATATTTGGAGTTGTTGCTGAAAACAAGAAG CCAGCGTCTGGAACTCCAATCACAGGGAAAGGTGTTGTTATATGCAAGTATCCATCTGATCCTACTGTCGTTTTGGGGTATCTGTCAGTAGTATTTCTCATTGCAACTACCGTGGTTGGGTATTTGTCACTGTTTTACCCTTACAAAGGAAAATCTGTTCCACAAGCTGCCTTGTTTAGAAGCTCCAACTTTGTTGTGTTCTTCAACATTGCCAT ATTTACAGCTGGATTGGCTGCAACTCTGCTATTATGGCCAACGATAACAGAACAGATTCATCTTACACGCAATGTTCATCACAACCTCAATACGGATTGCCCAACTGCCAAGACCGGTCTCCTTGGTGGTGGTGCTTTTTTATCCCTTGATGCATGCCTTTTCTGGTTGGTTGCCCTTATGCTAGCCGACAATGCTCGAGAGGACTACTTTGATGAAACAGAAAAGGACGGTGTTGTGGAAAGAGGTCAGGTTTTCGTAGATGATTATACGCACATACCTGCAAAGGCCAGTGTGTGA